From Bactrocera oleae isolate idBacOlea1 chromosome 4, idBacOlea1, whole genome shotgun sequence:
GAACGTGACAAAAAATGGGAATTaatcaaatttcaatttatcgCGCCATCTGTTGGTATAATTTAAGTAAACGGCAATGGCTGCTTgtcgaaatagaaaaaaatatttacagaatcATTCATaaatcgggttttccaatagggatgatatgatttctaagtgtcgtttcggccatttttaatatgtcataatcgtgcgtacttctttcgaaatgaaacaGGTGACATCGTTACTGTCAATGAAGAGTCTTATTGATCACtgataaccaattttttttagccgaaattggaagaagttggtcttgacaacatctggttccaacaatacagagctacgtgccacacagcacgtgcaacaaccgaattattgcgagaaaagtttggagtttcgataatttcaagaaattgtgacattgaatgatCTGCAAGAAGTTgagatttaacaccattagactacctTTTgtgtggttatttgaagtcattggtcattagcaataaaccagactcacTTCAAgttttagaagtcaatattgaacgtgctatttaCGACATACGATTTGATTTAGGGGAAAAAGTAATCGAAAATTGGGTTAGTCGAATTcggcaaaagaagtcgtggaggctatttgaatgatgttacATTTAGAAGtgaattgtatcgattgtacttcacattaaataaaaaacctttgaatttccttaacaactTGTGTggtttttttaatcatatcactcttattagAAAACCCTGTAATTTTCAAATGTTTGCCACTCGCAATGCTTCAGAATCTGACAATGATCAGAATTTATTGCGACTGTCGGTAGTAAGGGACTAAAAAGTTGTGGAGTTCAAAGAATGCAGATATGTAGCCACTCGTTTTACCACAAAacgtatatattttcaataaaattttatatgagaattattgaatattaaatACATTACATTTTGAATGAATAAAAACTTTGTTGACCATTGTAATATATCCACTAGCGCGCTACGTGCATTAAAGGTCACCAAACCAATCGTGCAAAGCGTTCTTCTGTTCCTCAATTTGTTGGCCCATTAATTGGGTCATACGGAACTGTATGAGTATGAGCAAATAATTGAAGACAACTGCCGTTATCTGttgaattgaaattgaaaaaaagtgcaacgaaaagttgaaaatgtttgaaaataattatcacACACCACCAACCGTTGCGATGATGGTTCTATTGAAGATCATATTGAAACCGCAAGTgaattcaattttgttttcCAAGCGCCAATGCATTGTAGCGTCCACCACTCGTTTGGCTGATTTGAAGTTTGGAAACCAAATGTCGATTTGTTCGATTAAACGCAAGCAGCGTTTGCCCTGAAAAAGTAACGAGAGAGAAATAGTTCAAGTAACAGCTTTGCAATCAGAATAAAAGCACGGAGTTCAGCGAACTTCTGCGAGTGGTACGAACGCAAACTCACCTCCTCAATCGCCTTGCTGCAGTAGTTGGGCGTAGATATAAATTTGTGCAACGGCACTATGAGCCACATTGCGCCATATGCGAAGAATATGCCGTCATCGCTTTTGCCGATCGAGTGGCCGAAGAGCATGTACAGTATATTGGTGACCAGCTTGAAATCGTGCAATAACACCGCCACCAAGGCAGCGCGGTAAACGTTATTAATGTCATCGATGATTTCGTGAAAACTACGCACCATACCGACAAGGCACTGAAGACGAACTTCACATATATGCAGTTCTGGGAAGTTCGTTAACAAAAAGTCGGCATTGAGCAACTTTTGCAGCAGACGAAAACGAACACGTAATATTTGGGCGAAGCCTGCATGCAAATAGCAAGTCCAATTCGGGCCGCTAATGCtgagtaaatataaaaacacaaagACGCAAGCTTGCGCCACTCTATCCGGCACCTCATGTACTATGGTCCAAGTAATAGCGGAGTAATGGAGCATTGTTAAAATTGTCGTCTGAATAAGGTTCTTTTGCAGCAGCTTGTGATAGTTCAAATTCACACCGAACTCCCGTATCAGCTGCTGGTCCAATGCATCCAAGCGTTCGTAGAGTGCAATGTGGTCGCGCACCTTTCTTAGCATTAAATACATGACGATCACATGATTCAAAGGTGTCATTAGCAATTCCAAAGCGTAAATGGTTAGCTTGAGCTGATCCATCGCTTCGATGCGCTCTCGTTGAATGGTATCATTAAACAGCTGATAAATACTAAGCAGCAAAGCGAGTAATATGACGTTTGGTAAGGCGATTGTGTAGAGTATTGTCCAGCGGTTGACCACGTACCTTCTATTGTGATACCAGAAGCCATTGCATGCGGTTAAAAATTGCATTGAGGTAAATATAGCGTTCGCCTGGTATATGCTGCGTGGATGGTAGACGAAGTCCCGCCAGCCCATGATTACGTATAGAAACCCAAAGTGAAACTAAAACACACTTAATTCCCGATTCACAGCAAATATTGCGTGATTTTTACAAATGCGGCAGTGAAGCCGCGggtatgaaatatttataaggCTCCATTTAAATTCGAATTAGggaaacaaaatcaaaatgagCTTAATCACATTAGCGCACTAATTTTGAAGCTTCATAGCAATTTGTGTGAAAAACGATTGATTCCAGAGCGGATAAAACGGGACAGTTACCTCagcataaacaaaatatattttttacgttTGAAAGAATGAAGGAATGATGCATAGTTGCATTTTTGTTTGTAGAAAGGCTAACTAaacaaaacgttaacttcggttgcaccgaagctataatacctttcacaaatacaaagtcccttacaagaatttgattccattcgttcaatttgtatgacagctatataatatagtgatctaatctgaaaattttctgcGGAGATTACAcggttgccttagaaaataactcatgccaaatttccgtctatctgtccgtccgtccgtctgtctgtatatagacAAACTAGTCCTTCAGGCTTATACCTATCGATTTGAAATGTTGCacttgtccttttctcactaagaagctgctcatttgccggaacaGACGATATCAGACAACAAGAGCACATAcaagtagctgccatacaaactgaacaatcgaaattaagtacttgtatggaaaacttttttatttgaataagtatcttcaagaaatttagcatggattattacttgaagcaataatgcaatttgtaaagaaattgtatagatcggatgactatagcataaagctgccatacaaactgaacgatcgaaatcaagtgcttgtaagcaGCATTTGTATTTGGGAAGgctattatagctgcggtgcaacctaggttaacggtttttctttttttcaaattaaacatatttttgtaacaGTCTAGGTCGAATTTAATGAGTTAGTGTGAGTATTTAGTAACTTTCCTGCCTGTCATCCTAGTGAAATAATTGTTTCgactaaataaaattgaaacattCGATGTAAATTCTATTTTGGCAATTACtaaataacttaaatataaGTAATTGATGGTAAAAGCATAAAATGCCTCCCCAATCCCATTTTCTGCAAAAGATAATCATCGAAATTTGTGGAAATGATTTcttcgtgaaaatatttatggcaATCAACGTAATTGAAAGCAACCGCAAAGCGATGTTATATACAAGTGCAttgaattacaataattttatacaaataccgCACAGTGTgtacaatatattcaaaatgcattttatcgattacttttgttaaataaCCAATGAAACTCTTACAGGAGTTAATAACTCATCTGTTCTCGATCCAACCTCGGTTTCTGATACTTACAAGGTATCAAACAAATTCGGCGAGCACTGTTGTGTTGTATTCATCaaattaaatactaaattttaaatgtaataaaaataagctaAGAGTATCTTACTGAAAACGTACTTAATCTTCTCTCTCACTCTGTTCGGCACTTCCATGACTTGTCATCAAAGTATTAAGAGGCAGGAAAGAGGAAGACGGAAAATACACACAGATTAATTTGAATAACACTTgtgaatttcttaaaaatacaatatataaataaaacccaATGCGATTAGAAACGCCGAGTTTGATGAGCTCTTCGTCTCCACACCTAATAGCGGGACTCACTTCAAAGGAtacagatcgatatctctaacACTGatagactagttcgcgtatatatcaatccaatcattttttttaccataaaattaactaatttgtaaCTATTGTTACCTTGATATACATTACCCACTGTGCTGTTGACTTGTATATACACAATTCTAACCAAATAATCAGTTGTCACTAATTGCCTACTCATCTCCTGGCTATTCCAACTTGACATATTTATTACACATTgcttaatataatttcattacCGAAAACAATTTATGAAAGCCAGAGGCGTCGTTAAGCTGTCATTGCGGCAATCAAAATTCGGAGCTTCTCAGCTAGCTGAAAGGCAATGGTCAATTGCAGTGTGTCAAAAGCTTGCCGCTGGGCATTAACTTTATCCACTCTTTCATTGGCTGTTCCCCGCTTCGTTGAAATATTCCTCTTTtatgtctttttatttattgttgcttcTTTAATCATCCATACATTCCAGCTGCCCTTTCAGCTATTTGATATCCAGCGAGCAACGGTgaactgttatttatttttccacaaTAATGCGCCACTCAAAGGCGTCCTCGGCGCAGTTGTATCAATAACGATTGAAGATTTATTTGccttttcatattatatttcatacgAGAATAACATTTCATGAATATTTTCGCGAATGAATGACACTTAATGCGTTTCCTTATGTTTCCCTTTTAGGTATTTCTCTTTTATCATATTCACAGGAAAGCTCTGAGGATATAGGCAAacaatgaattttccattttgttgttgtgttggttAATACTTTCGACAATTCCCACAATTATTACCTCAACACAATTAATATCGATCATTTTATTAGCCGAAATATTGCCGCTTTCAAGTTTCGAAGGCGGAGAATCTTTAGTTATCTATAGCCTATTGAGataacatatttgtataaacTTGCAGAATATACTCATACCAACTTTTTACGTTCTTTGCCCAGAGGTTTTACCTCAGTTGGTTTCTTAATGTTGATCGAAacaataaaaacgttaacttcggctgcaccgatgcTATAATCCCTTTCAGTGGGGTATTCTTATAGaattaaagggtataaaaagatctttatcttgattttgattggtcaatttgtatggcagcagtatcatatagtggtccgatatgaacGCCGGCACAGCCAAACGGATAAGGctcaatcgactcagctcgtcacttttatcatttatggtatatatacactGTAGAGGGTATTTTATTTCGGCGGATACTGAAATTCGAAAGAAAGTGTTCTGAATTTATTATTCAATActatattaaatagtttttgactaattttttcttaaatgagACTTCGTTCATTGAACCCGTCTTCCTTCCCGCAGGCACTTCAAGAGATATGGAAACAGTCGAAAAAATGCCTAATATGCGCACAAAAGTTTGTTGATCGGATGAACAGACAGACATCCTTATATTAATTCGACACGTCatattgataatttatatacacatatataatatataactctatTGCTATTTCGATCAGCATTTTGTGTTACAAGCAGCCGTTAGGTGAAGAGGCCTAGTAAAATCTGTACAATATGTTAcgagggtataaaaagtgaACCCCTAAATTGTATACATTAAGGCTTACTAGTTGTAAGATTCACAAACAAAGATTATtttaagagagagagagagagaggggcTCTTTTAAAAAGCTGTCGTTAAAAAGGAGATAAAACATAAGCGAAAGACAACCCAACATTAATGAAATTATGCGCCATTTAATTATATGCCCCAACATATTTTAAATCCACAAGAGAATACCTCGGATACTGGTTTTCATATCACTAAGCTGTTTTTATAAAGAAACCAATTAAAGTCTGCTATCTTTATAAAAACTGGAAAAGCTAATGCAGTAAATGCTTAGGAAACCAAATGTAAGCAAAATCGTTTTTATCTCTCTCAAACCCACCTCCAATATATAAAAACGCACCATGATAAAAGCGTGCGAGAATTAGCagctcttttaaaattttaatgagttAAATGAAAAGCTTGTAAACGTTATTTAACGAATGCTCGACCAAAGTTACATTGCCTGAACTAATTTACGCTTTAACTTCAGCAACAATGTAGAAATATTTCCGGGCACTGGAAGAGGTATACATCCACGCACGTAACGTACGTCACGCGGTTATTACACTTCAGCGTTGATTAATTAACCCAGTTAATTACGTGAGTGTTTCAGTTACTCCCAACCGCGTTGATCTCAGAATGCAGTTAAATCTGCATACATGCAAACTTATATGTGCCACAAACCGCACCACTGAGCTTGGCAGCAGCGTTCACTTCATAATGCAACTGTTCAAGTGTCCGCTAAAGCACCAactcacacatgcatatatacatatgtaagtattctACATTAGATTCCGGCGATTCGCAAATGAGCTAAGCGTTTATTTATTAGGTCAATTTGTATTAACTCGGACACGTAGACACATGGCTGATGGCTGTAACCTCCTAACGCCTACATAAGTGTCCACCCATTTGGCTAAAGCTTCTCCACTATGTACGCTCCGCCAAGCCGCTTTACGCCACTCTGCACGGTTCCGCATCATTCCTCTAATTCTGTAATTCTAAGCCGAACATCGCTCTGAATAATGTGCAAGCTCGTTGTGCGCATCAAGAGCGTTATCGTCAAGTATTCGCACTAATTGAACATTAGCATATGCGTAGAGAGCTGTAAGACTTGGCGTAAGTGAGTTGGGTGACGCAATCCTCCTGATATGCTGTAATTAGTTGCATTCTAGGTAGATATCGGCTAGTTGGTtaacgttgttgttgctgtttttgtgcaGCCATAAGCAATCGCAAATATACGGACATTGCAAATACATAGGGTTTGTTGTAACTGGGTGTGGCAGGTGAAAGGCTAATTAATTGCCGGATTCCAAACGCATaaacaaacacgcacacatattcGAGCCGCCTTGAAATGCGAACCTCACAGCCGAGTGTATAGTAGCATTCGCATATATTGCAGGAATCGAGCATCAGGTACTCTGATTGTTCGAAGAATGTTGATAATTGAGGTATAATATTCCAATTTTGTAAACCATTGATTTCATGAATACATCAAAGTTTGTCAGATTATTTAGAAACAGGTTATTTGGAAATTCTGCATCAAATTTAGTTGCCGTACGGAATCCACAGTCCTCAGAGCAattgcatacatttatacagGTGCATCCAACTGTAAAGAAACTAATCGCCTTTAGAATTTCGGGATAGGTTCAAGACGCTCTGCTGATATATGCGGGTTCGGATTCATCTGTaataattttcgatattttcggtTTCACAAACGACCGGCCTAAAACTCGCCAAGTGCGAATTTCGTCGAGAGATCTGCCTTAATATCTAACGTAAGTAAATTGCTGATAGCACGAAATGCAACACAGTGACGCTGAGCGGCTGTAAACGACAATGTAAGCATACACTTGTATGTACAGTGTACAATGGCAGTCGGCAACAATGCTTCAGCAGCATGACAGTTACATCGTCAATGCATTTAACTCATTATAATTATACAGGTCAGCGCATTGAAGGTTGTAGGCACGAATCAGTATATCATTGCTGATTACAATTACACGCATTTCAACCGGAGTTGAATGTATAGACATAAACCTAAGAGATATAGGATGTAAGAATGTTAATGTGCTGAGAATGGAATCAAATGTGGCTCTTAAATAATTCCCAGTAAATACCATTTAAGGCAATGTAAGTAATGCACTGGTCAGGGTGGGGCTTAGCAAACCTGTAGTGAGATTTTTGAAAACTGCCTCTCCACGCAACCTTACCCCTTTCACAACATAAACGCGCATAAACACCTTACTGAGGCATTAGTAAGCACTAACCATCAAGCATATCGAAATCACCTGTTGCCGATGCGTCGCACTAAAAGGTGCATATCCTTGAGTAAACCATCTAATCTGCACCACTTATGACACATTTGGCAACCCACATTTACTTCCACATTTACTTACATTTAAGTGCACAGGCTCTGTAAGCAAACAACCTAAAATGTGAAAGGTGCACAGAGCGGTCTCAAGATCGAGCAGGAATTGCATTTAGGCACGTACATTCTGTCTCCTTCGAAAACGCCGTCAGCCAGCGGGATTTTCAAAATGCTAATTTCCTTCAAAGGCAACCAAGCACACCTTGTATCACATAGCAAAGATAAAATAATTAGAGAAAATGTGGAAGGGTATCGGTGAAGCACTGTTCGCCACGGCACTTTACTTTCTTAAGCCACAAATAATCACACTCACTAGTGCCAAGGGTTCACTACTTCCCTCAAGTGCGGCTTTTAAACAAAATTGCCGAAAGTGTGCaatgaaaattaattcaatGCAATGCAGTTGTATCaggtatttttctatattttgtaaatagttTTAGCAACTTGAAATTCCCCAACGGGGTTGCTTACCGTTTCGAGCCACTAAAAAGctctttatataaaatatatacatatatatatatatatttacacaatcCTTCTGTGTAATTGCAGATATCGCCTGCGTTTTGAACTCATGACCATCCAAGCTACTGCTAATGCACTTTGGATAccaaattatttcataaattttacgattttaatttaatgaattcAACTGAAATTCATAAGcagaatattattttacttaaagccTCCAGTTTCCGTGTCTAATTATGCTAATTAATGCAAGctcatacatacctacatatgtttgtacatgtGTGCGCttgtattatattaaaagtGATTCTTCTGTGAGTGTTCTTTAAGTCGCTTAAGTTTTTGTTCGCcataaatcatttttaattggaaaactttccattgcatatatacatacacacatacatacactcacacatactCCTGTGTGAAAATTGCGACAGTAAATCGtagatttgtttttaattgccTTAAGTGTGTAAAAAAGTGTTTAGTTAGTTGCCTttaaatgttgcatgcaaccgCAATGAAATCACTGCCATGCCACAAACCCTTTCAGCCATTGCTATGACAGCAAATAATTTGTTTTGCAATTTCTACCGCTGCTGTCGCTGTGGCTAATGCATTTTTTATGAGCGCCACACTATTGAATAACACAGTAGATGCATGCAAGACGgactgacggacagacaaacaatCACACACAGTTGcaaatcaatttaattaaatggatTTGCATTTGAAATGTGATGGGTTTTCCCGAAAGTATAGGCACTTACCGAGGCGAGTCAAAGACAAGCTACACAAGTTTAcatcacatatattatgtatatgagttatgtatatgtatatacgtatatgtgtttatatatgtgCAGATACATAAACTTCAGAAAATGTAGAATTTGTAGTAAAGGCATAATTGGCCCATCATTTGCCTTCATGAAAGAATTTGCGAAacattttgtttgaaatattttgccgtTTTTAGTTCTTTTACCAGTATCGGATAGAATACCTCTCTTCTACTGCTTAGAGGCTGTGAATAATTGGAACCGAATGTAGAAATGGACTTCTACTTCTTCCCCTTCATGATATCCAACAAGTACCCAAATTAAGCAGCTTACATCCGGTTTATGATTTCTTACAAGAATTTTTTTCATAGTAGAAATACGCCCCGAGGTTGGTCGTCACCTGCGAGAGTCGATAGCTTTCATTGGTAGGGAACTATTGCATCAAGGCGATCGCTTGTATATCACATCTCTTCCTTTATACATAGGTATGAGTATATAACGCTTGTCTTGGATGCTACGTACGCAGCTCGACCAACAAACCCTACACTGAAGCAACAGTCTCTTCGGATTCGGTTAAGCCTAATTTATATGCTTACATACTTACTTAAGCATGTCCCTTCGAGAGCATGAGTAAAAGATCGAGAGCGAATTAACTGTATTTACCAACAGCAGCTGTTTCAGCGTTCATCCTACTTGTGttgcttatagcataaaatcagATGTGTGTATTTATTGCGTGGTCAAGTGTAATCTATATAAGGTCCTAcgctaattaaaatatcaagaCCCTGAAAACACGTTTGCCAATTTTCATAATGTGATTGATGTCTTTTCATTTATTGTCAAGTGCTATAAGATCTCATTCATTCGAAAAAACAAGGAGCTTAGTCAACCGGTTTGAGCGATCGGATTTTTGTATAGAAACCTCTCAAATCGATCCGTTTAAAAATACGTGTGTCTCACACAAAGAATTGTCATTGGAACCGTATGTAATTAGCGAGCAATTGATTACCGCATCTCGCAATGTTCAATAAATTTCACTCATCAATAAATATACCGCTCCAACGTCAATAATTACTCCCCTTCCATCAAAATAAAGCTCTCTTATCCGCTGAAGTCTAAATTCTTAAGAGATCCCAGATTTTTACTACAGAGCGGTTTATGGGGAACGGTAtgtttcttttgtatttgtatttttcactaaagaaaatatttctgcaACCGCCCTCTtaaataccgaaaatatttgctttaaccGCTCACCTTTgcaaaatacacatacaaacaatcaggcacacacatgcataagaCTGCAAAGTAATTTGTTTACTTTGCTCATTTCGCATTTTCAAGAGTGCAAACAAACATTAAactgcacacactcacacatataaacacacatacgcgTAGTTGAAGCACAGGTACCAACTCGAGGCTAAATAGC
This genomic window contains:
- the Gr57a gene encoding LOW QUALITY PROTEIN: putative gustatory receptor 57a (The sequence of the model RefSeq protein was modified relative to this genomic sequence to represent the inferred CDS: inserted 1 base in 1 codon) yields the protein MASGITIEGTXVNRWTILYTIALPNVILLALLLSIYQLFNDTIQRERIEAMDQLKLTIYALELLMTPLNHVIVMYLMLRKVRDHIALYERLDALDQQLIREFGVNLNYHKLLQKNLIQTTILTMLHYSAITWTIVHEVPDRVAQACVFVFLYLLSISGPNWTCYLHAGFAQILRVRFRLLQKLLNADFLLTNFPELHICEVRLQCLVGMVRSFHEIIDDINNVYRAALVAVLLHDFKLVTNILYMLFGHSIGKSDDGIFFAYGAMWLIVPLHKFISTPNYCSKAIEEGKRCLRLIEQIDIWFPNFKSAKRVVDATMHWRLENKIEFTCGFNMIFNRTIIATITAVVFNYLLILIQFRMTQLMGQQIEEQKNALHDWFGDL